The proteins below come from a single Granulicella sibirica genomic window:
- a CDS encoding replication-relaxation family protein: MRYRKGCIAISDEHDLPVLLHIRNTRAITLNQLYRLLATEKSGIARRSVHWRLTRLEQAGLVLRMTSSQFFRQPIFRITPLGLSYLEMRGHTLISLPSTGRQILNETQVFHALELVEIRLALRESGLLQTWQTELELASRNLVFYGGAAKDYDAFITLQTEEGAWQLALEYERTVKGSARYSDIRAVLNGDKTADAVLYLTSSHDVSHVLAIEMRGVKKTIGVALSEDFRRDLLRTPVLNIGAGHAVTSFREFLHAAPRATKATDREFLSAL; the protein is encoded by the coding sequence ATGAGGTATCGCAAAGGCTGTATTGCTATTTCCGATGAACACGATCTGCCGGTATTGCTCCACATTCGGAATACGCGTGCCATCACACTCAACCAACTGTATCGCCTGCTCGCTACCGAGAAGAGCGGTATCGCTCGCCGTAGTGTGCACTGGAGACTCACTCGACTGGAACAGGCGGGGCTTGTCCTGCGCATGACGTCAAGCCAGTTCTTCAGGCAACCGATCTTCCGAATCACTCCTTTGGGCCTTTCCTACCTAGAAATGCGTGGGCACACTCTTATCTCACTCCCGTCGACCGGGCGACAGATTCTGAACGAAACCCAGGTCTTTCACGCTCTGGAACTGGTGGAGATCCGACTTGCATTGCGCGAGAGCGGATTGCTTCAAACATGGCAGACAGAGCTCGAGTTGGCCTCACGGAATCTCGTATTCTATGGCGGAGCTGCAAAAGATTACGATGCTTTCATCACTCTCCAAACGGAAGAAGGGGCGTGGCAACTCGCTCTGGAATACGAGCGAACGGTCAAAGGCTCTGCACGATACAGCGACATTCGAGCGGTCTTGAATGGCGACAAGACGGCAGATGCGGTGCTTTATCTCACTTCCAGTCATGATGTCTCGCACGTTCTCGCCATTGAAATGCGCGGTGTGAAGAAGACAATTGGTGTGGCACTGAGCGAGGATTTTCGTCGAGACCTTCTAAGAACACCCGTGCTTAACATCGGCGCAGGACATGCGGTCACCTCATTTCGTGAGTTCCTTCACGCCGCTCCTCGTGCCACAAAAGCAACAGACAGAGAGTTTTTGTCTGCCCTTTGA
- a CDS encoding phosphoadenosine phosphosulfate reductase family protein: MSAADFARDRCAEFGVPFTVVRNPRRNYLQMIEQLGMFPSAQYRHCTSDLKRGPTEKYIRTLPCRLIFNCMGMRLEESPPRAKLQPLSLNSSLTTKPRAVYNWFPIFELSVADVLTWHWEHRIPLHPVYVPEYHKDGTDGGYLRRLSCRLCIFSTDADLLSIRQHDPEAYMLSLNWSRRSASRCVRPAASCRS; encoded by the coding sequence ATTTCAGCTGCGGACTTCGCACGGGATCGGTGCGCAGAGTTCGGTGTTCCGTTTACCGTCGTGCGCAATCCTCGCCGCAACTACCTCCAGATGATCGAGCAGCTTGGGATGTTCCCCTCCGCTCAATATCGGCATTGTACGTCCGATCTGAAGCGTGGACCGACTGAGAAATACATCAGAACTCTGCCATGCCGACTGATCTTCAACTGCATGGGGATGCGTTTGGAAGAGTCTCCACCCCGCGCAAAGCTCCAGCCACTTTCACTCAACTCTTCACTGACCACGAAGCCGCGAGCGGTCTATAACTGGTTTCCGATCTTCGAGCTGTCCGTTGCCGATGTGCTGACCTGGCACTGGGAGCATCGCATTCCTCTCCACCCGGTCTACGTTCCCGAGTATCACAAGGACGGTACGGACGGCGGCTACCTGCGCCGCCTCTCGTGCAGGTTGTGCATTTTCTCGACGGACGCTGACCTGCTCTCTATACGACAGCATGATCCAGAAGCTTACATGCTGTCTCTGAATTGGAGCAGAAGATCGGCTTCACGATGCGTTCGACCGGCAGCCTCGTGCAGATCATAG
- a CDS encoding nuclear transport factor 2 family protein — protein MLMLYLFKVEVFDLGLNYTYSTDSVLIADTHEDRSELLRSQFGEHSRSVMKRSVLLGARALTCTEVHLLESAIETDNDVWQITRVRTDFRARQVRHLPRLQNEVEMYELMERSPERHDVYPCNMTRTGVKTLMILLSVALLAATPNVAQTVAPDPALSLQLHRADEALLKAVHSGDRAAWQRLASSDFAYVDEEGGVTPLPTFLAALDPDTEKPLQIQSYQLTRAGDTAIVIHTDTDEQQVKYLFTESWQRLNGDWKLRLLHITNVLVDPPALTLTAAQMDELVGTYCSGPDTLVLQRDGNRLLSKRTGADEVEQRAETRDVLFTPGNPRIRKVFQRDASGKVTGFLRRYITSDVLWVRVS, from the coding sequence ATGCTGATGCTGTATCTTTTCAAGGTTGAGGTATTTGATCTCGGCCTCAACTACACCTATTCAACGGACAGTGTGCTCATCGCTGACACGCACGAAGATCGGAGCGAACTTCTCCGGTCCCAGTTCGGCGAGCACAGCCGAAGCGTTATGAAGCGCTCCGTGCTGCTGGGAGCGCGCGCCTTGACGTGCACGGAAGTCCATTTGCTTGAGTCGGCGATCGAAACAGACAACGACGTTTGGCAGATAACGCGCGTACGAACAGACTTCCGCGCGCGGCAGGTGCGCCACCTGCCGCGCCTGCAAAACGAAGTTGAGATGTACGAACTGATGGAACGTTCCCCGGAACGTCATGACGTTTATCCTTGCAACATGACCAGAACTGGTGTGAAAACGTTAATGATTCTCCTCAGTGTGGCTCTTCTTGCCGCAACGCCGAATGTTGCGCAAACCGTCGCTCCTGACCCTGCGCTAAGTCTTCAACTCCACAGGGCAGACGAGGCCCTGCTCAAGGCCGTTCACAGCGGCGACCGTGCCGCTTGGCAGAGACTTGCAAGCTCGGACTTCGCGTACGTTGACGAAGAAGGCGGCGTCACGCCTCTCCCTACTTTTTTGGCCGCGCTGGACCCGGATACGGAAAAACCTCTCCAGATCCAGAGTTATCAACTGACCCGCGCTGGCGACACGGCTATCGTGATCCACACAGACACCGACGAGCAGCAGGTCAAGTACCTCTTCACCGAGAGCTGGCAGCGCCTGAACGGAGACTGGAAGCTGCGCCTCCTGCACATCACCAATGTGCTGGTGGACCCGCCCGCGCTCACCCTGACGGCCGCCCAAATGGACGAGCTGGTAGGGACGTATTGCTCTGGTCCAGACACGCTGGTCCTCCAGCGTGACGGCAACCGCCTGCTCTCAAAGCGTACCGGCGCCGACGAGGTGGAGCAGAGGGCGGAGACGCGCGACGTGCTCTTCACCCCAGGCAACCCGCGCATACGCAAGGTCTTTCAGCGCGACGCCTCCGGTAAGGTTACCGGCTTCCTGCGCCGGTATATCACCAGCGATGTGCTCTGGGTGAGGGTGAGCTGA
- a CDS encoding TOTE conflict system archaeo-eukaryotic primase domain-containing protein → MYAKFSVSRDTANNFIRLFVNRRAFGMQAHKPLPNGKVPYFLAKDWTTKEPKPLDSDVVRMHLNGDVTINLFAINPETQRCKWVAIDGDFDGAVEALFKLQWELKQDGVEAAIEQSRRGGHLWIFAETPLLASECRIYIYNLALRLGVPIVGGGLKQGIEVFPKQDRLQDGEFGNAIRAPLGVHRKTNRRYWFYEAPTEPETQLAYLNGMKKLTEAELHTFIQGMSLPENYRPAVREPYVPGPVRDGQTEFRILDYVRPKSKHSRNWWAPCPSCRQAGRDKSGDNLAIQVANPRFYKCWAGCSADDIRAALGQPIRKKQMA, encoded by the coding sequence GTGTACGCGAAATTCTCCGTCAGCCGGGACACAGCAAACAACTTCATCCGGCTCTTCGTCAACCGCCGTGCCTTCGGTATGCAGGCACACAAACCTCTTCCGAATGGCAAGGTTCCTTACTTTCTGGCAAAGGACTGGACCACCAAAGAACCGAAACCACTTGATAGTGACGTCGTCCGCATGCACCTAAACGGCGACGTGACCATCAACCTGTTCGCGATCAACCCCGAGACCCAGCGGTGCAAGTGGGTCGCGATTGATGGTGACTTCGACGGAGCAGTCGAGGCTCTGTTCAAACTTCAATGGGAGTTGAAGCAGGACGGTGTTGAAGCGGCCATCGAGCAGTCGCGTCGGGGAGGGCATCTCTGGATCTTCGCGGAGACGCCTCTACTAGCCTCCGAGTGCCGTATCTATATCTACAATCTCGCTCTACGCCTTGGGGTACCGATTGTTGGCGGCGGTCTCAAGCAAGGGATCGAAGTCTTCCCCAAGCAGGATCGGCTGCAAGATGGGGAGTTCGGGAATGCGATCCGCGCTCCACTCGGAGTGCACCGTAAGACCAATAGGCGGTATTGGTTCTATGAGGCGCCGACCGAACCAGAGACTCAACTGGCGTATCTCAACGGCATGAAGAAGCTAACGGAGGCTGAACTCCATACCTTCATTCAGGGAATGTCACTGCCAGAGAACTATAGACCTGCTGTAAGGGAGCCCTACGTTCCGGGTCCAGTTCGCGATGGCCAGACGGAATTCCGAATCCTTGACTATGTGAGACCCAAATCGAAGCACAGTCGCAACTGGTGGGCTCCATGCCCGTCATGCAGGCAGGCGGGCAGAGACAAATCGGGTGACAACCTAGCAATCCAGGTCGCCAATCCACGTTTCTACAAGTGCTGGGCCGGCTGTAGCGCGGACGATATCCGCGCCGCGCTCGGTCAGCCGATTCGCAAGAAGCAGATGGCATAG